The nucleotide sequence ATTGGTGCTCAACGCCGGCGGAGTGTTGGCCGCTCCGGTCGAGGAAACCACCTCGTCGGCCTTCGACGAGCTGTTCGATCTCAACGTCAAGGCCCCGTTCTTCACCGTGCAGCGGTTCCTGCCGCTGCTGTCGTCCGGCAGCGCAATCGTGTTCGTGACGTCGGTGAGCAACGTGCAGGGCCTGCCCTCGACGAGCGTCTACGCCGCGACCAAGGCGGCGCTGCGCTCGCTCACCCGCACCTTCGCCGGCGAGTTCGTCGAGCGGGGCATCCGGGTGAACGCGGTCTCCCCCGGACCCGTGGGCACCGGCATCCTCGCGCGGTCGATGCCGGCCGACGCGGCGCGGAAGTTCCTCGACCAGATGGCCGCCGGCAACCCGATGCGCCGCCTGGGTGAGCCGGAGGAGATTGCGAAGGCCATCGCGTTCCTGGGCTTCGACGCCACCTTCGCCACCGGTGTCGAACTCGCGGTGGACGGCGGCGTCACGCAACTGTAGGGCCACCGGTGCGCAGCGCGGCGTCCAGTCTGGCCATCGTCCGGGACACGGCGGTGGTGCCCGGCGGTGGCACGGGATAGCGCCGCAGGACGTCGACGAGGGCCGGTGTCGCACGCCGACACGTCCGGCGCAGCGCCGCGTCCACCACGGCACGATCGCCGCCCGCGCGGTGCCCGAGCGCCTCCGCGGCGTACGCGGCGGCCCGCAGGATGTGGCCGACCTGCGTTGCACGGGCGAGGGGATGCAGAAAGGCCGCCGCAGCCGCGTCCCCTGCGGCGTGTGCCGCACACCGCGCCGCCTCGTCGACGGTCTCGCGCGCCGCCCGGTGCGCGTCCACCGCCGCCATCCGCAGGACGTGGGTGCGCGCGGCGCCGTCGGCGAACGCCCGTGCCGCGGCGAGCGCCGCACGCGGTCGCCGGTCGGCCGGGCAGGCGGCTTCGAACAGGCCGAGCACCTCGTCGGCGGCGGCGACGGCGAAGCGCACCACCTCGCGCAGGTCGTCCGCGGTCAGGCTCAGCTCGCCGACGGACACGGACACCCTCCTCGACACTCGTGTCGGTTTCCCGCCAGTGCTGTCGGTGCCGACGTGTAATCGTCGAAGCATGCACGACGACTTCGACCGCTGTTACCGAGCCGTCCAGTCCAAGGACGCCCGGTTCGACGGATGGTTCGTCACGGCTGTGTTGACCACCGGCATCTATTGTCGGCCGAGCTGCCCGGTGCGTCCCCCGTTCGCCCGCAACGTACGGTTCTATCCGACCGCGGCCGCTGCGCACGGCGCCGGTTTCCGGGCGTGCAAGCGCTGCCGCCCGGACGCGTCCCCCGGGTCGCCGGAGTGGAACGTCCGCTCGGACACCGTGGCTCGCACCATGCGCCTCATCGCCGACGGCACGGTCGACCGCGAAGGCGTGACCGGCCTGGCCCGACGCGTCGGTTACACCACCCGGCAGCTCGAGCGGCTGCTGTCGGACGAGGTCGGCGCCAACCCCCTGGCGTTGGCCCGCGCGCAGCGCAGCCAGACCGCGCGCGTGCTGATCGAGACGACGGACCTGCCGTTCGGCGACGTCGCCTTCGCGGCCGGCTTCGCCAGCATCCGGCAGTTCAACGACACCGTGCGCGCGGTGTGCGCGATGACGCCGACCGAACTGCGCCGCCGCGCACGGACGGAGTACGGCGCCGCGACCACCGGCGCGGGTGCCATCTCGCTGCGCCTGCCGGTCCGAACGCCGTTCGCCTACGAGGGTGTGTTCGGCCACCTCGCGGCCTGCGGCATCCCGGGCGTCGAGGAGGTGCGCGACGGCGCCTTCCGTCGCACGATGCGACTGCCGTCGGGCACGGCGATCGTCGGCCTGCGGCCGCGCGTCGACCACGTGCTGTGCGAGGTGGTGCTCGACGACTTCCGCGACCTCGCCACGGCGATCGCCCGGGCCCGGCGGCTGCTCGACCTCGACGCCGACCCGGAGGCCGTCGTCGACGCCCTCGGCACGGACGAACACCTCGCCGCGATCGTCGCGAAGGCACCCGGTCAGCGCATCCCCCGCACGGTGGACGAGCACGAACTGGCCATCCGCGTCGTCCTCGGCCAGCAGGTCTCGACGAAGGCAGCCCGCACTCATGCACGCCGGCTCGTCGAGGCCTACGGTTCGCCGCTGCGCGACGCCGCCGGCGGCCTGACGCACCTGTTCCCGGACGTCTCGCAGCTGGCCGACGTCGACCCGGCACTGCTCAAGTTTCCCAAGGCGCGGCAACGCACGCTGCTCGGGCTCATCCAGGCACTCGCGGACGGCGACGTCACGCTGGACGCCGGCTGCGACTGGGCCGATGCCCGCGAGCGTCTGCTCGCACTGCCCGGCATCGGTCCGTGGACCACCGAGGTGATCGCCATGCGGGGTCTGGGCGATCCCGACGCCTTCCCCGCCAGCGACCTCGGCGTGCTGGCGGCGGCCAAGCGGGTCGGGCTGCCCGCCGATGCCCGCGGGTTGACGGCGCACAGTGGTCGCTGGCGACCGTGGCGGGCGTACGCGACGCAACACCTGTGGACGTCGCTCGATCACGACGTCAACGTATGGCCCCCGAAGGAGCACTGATGGAGACATTGCAGATGCGGACGGTCGACAGCCCGGTCGGCCTGCTGACACTGGCCGGCAGCCGCGGACGGTTGCGCCACCTGCGGATGGTGGATCAGACCCACGAACCGAGCCGTGTGGGCTGGGAGGTCGACGACGACGCATTCGGCGACGCCGTCGAACAGCTCGCCGCGTACTTCGCCGGCGATCTGGTCGCCTTCGATGTCGACCTCGACCTCGTCGGCACGGAGTTCCAGCGCCGGGTGTGGCAGGCGCTGCTCACCATCCCGTATGGGGAGACCCGGTCCTACGGCGCGATTGCGACGCAACTCGGGTCACCCGGCGCCTCGCGGGCCGTCGGGCTTGCCAATGGGCACAATCCGGTCGGGATCATCGTGCCGTGCCACCGGGTGATCGGCGCCAATGGCAATCTGACGGGCTACGGCGGCGGATTGGCGCGCAAGCG is from Mycolicibacterium grossiae and encodes:
- a CDS encoding SDR family oxidoreductase; this encodes MTDYTDKRVVITGGTSGIGLATAKLLDAAGARVLVTGRTPAALATAREALGPAAIVERSDAVTGIDALAERAETVFGGVDLLVLNAGGVLAAPVEETTSSAFDELFDLNVKAPFFTVQRFLPLLSSGSAIVFVTSVSNVQGLPSTSVYAATKAALRSLTRTFAGEFVERGIRVNAVSPGPVGTGILARSMPADAARKFLDQMAAGNPMRRLGEPEEIAKAIAFLGFDATFATGVELAVDGGVTQL
- a CDS encoding putative immunity protein, translated to MSVGELSLTADDLREVVRFAVAAADEVLGLFEAACPADRRPRAALAAARAFADGAARTHVLRMAAVDAHRAARETVDEAARCAAHAAGDAAAAAFLHPLARATQVGHILRAAAYAAEALGHRAGGDRAVVDAALRRTCRRATPALVDVLRRYPVPPPGTTAVSRTMARLDAALRTGGPTVA
- a CDS encoding DNA-3-methyladenine glycosylase 2 family protein; amino-acid sequence: MHDDFDRCYRAVQSKDARFDGWFVTAVLTTGIYCRPSCPVRPPFARNVRFYPTAAAAHGAGFRACKRCRPDASPGSPEWNVRSDTVARTMRLIADGTVDREGVTGLARRVGYTTRQLERLLSDEVGANPLALARAQRSQTARVLIETTDLPFGDVAFAAGFASIRQFNDTVRAVCAMTPTELRRRARTEYGAATTGAGAISLRLPVRTPFAYEGVFGHLAACGIPGVEEVRDGAFRRTMRLPSGTAIVGLRPRVDHVLCEVVLDDFRDLATAIARARRLLDLDADPEAVVDALGTDEHLAAIVAKAPGQRIPRTVDEHELAIRVVLGQQVSTKAARTHARRLVEAYGSPLRDAAGGLTHLFPDVSQLADVDPALLKFPKARQRTLLGLIQALADGDVTLDAGCDWADARERLLALPGIGPWTTEVIAMRGLGDPDAFPASDLGVLAAAKRVGLPADARGLTAHSGRWRPWRAYATQHLWTSLDHDVNVWPPKEH
- a CDS encoding methylated-DNA--[protein]-cysteine S-methyltransferase, coding for METLQMRTVDSPVGLLTLAGSRGRLRHLRMVDQTHEPSRVGWEVDDDAFGDAVEQLAAYFAGDLVAFDVDLDLVGTEFQRRVWQALLTIPYGETRSYGAIATQLGSPGASRAVGLANGHNPVGIIVPCHRVIGANGNLTGYGGGLARKRHLLDMERARRTPALFD